From bacterium, one genomic window encodes:
- a CDS encoding DUF1015 domain-containing protein, translated as MPRILPFRGVRYDPAQAPDLTRVTAPPYDMISPAEQEELYRRDPHNVVRLILGRTEEAGRPVDRYASAARDYRAWRAAGVLAQDPADSLYLYREDYAWAGRVYQRLGLISRVGLDEFGGGAFAHEATMSGPKADRLRLLEACEVNFSQIFALYSDPDGSVEAPLVAATAGAPLVAFDDGRGVVHNLWRVDDPALIARVRAGFAGKPFIIADGHHRYETALEYRRLMRQRPGRFRESMDAVMMCLVRMESPGLTILPFHRLLAAPADGPLQERLAPAFTFEERALPEDRSTWTAAAQELLSGAGGMAFGLHRGGTKIALLRPRPGYDFSRHLRPGTSPLVVELDVTVLHQGIFGGLLGLDEQRLVQEGGVRFFPKAEDAAAEVDAGRGTAAFFLRPTRMEQVWRIATAGVRMPQKSTNFYPKLISGLVFNEL; from the coding sequence ATGCCGAGGATCCTGCCCTTCCGCGGCGTGCGCTACGACCCGGCGCAGGCCCCCGACCTGACGCGGGTCACGGCGCCGCCCTACGACATGATCTCCCCCGCGGAGCAGGAGGAGCTCTACCGGCGCGACCCGCACAACGTCGTGCGCCTGATCCTGGGGCGCACCGAGGAGGCGGGCCGCCCGGTGGACCGCTACGCGAGCGCGGCGCGCGACTACCGCGCCTGGCGCGCCGCGGGGGTGCTGGCGCAGGACCCGGCCGACTCCCTGTATCTCTACCGCGAGGACTACGCGTGGGCGGGGCGCGTCTACCAGCGCCTCGGGCTGATCTCGCGCGTCGGCCTCGACGAGTTCGGCGGCGGGGCGTTCGCCCACGAGGCGACGATGAGCGGACCGAAGGCCGACCGGCTGCGGCTGCTCGAGGCCTGCGAGGTGAACTTCAGCCAGATCTTCGCGCTCTACTCCGACCCCGACGGGTCGGTGGAGGCGCCCCTGGTCGCCGCGACTGCCGGCGCCCCGCTGGTGGCCTTCGACGACGGGCGCGGGGTGGTGCACAACCTCTGGCGCGTCGACGACCCGGCGCTCATCGCGCGGGTGCGCGCGGGCTTCGCGGGCAAGCCCTTCATCATCGCGGACGGGCACCACCGCTACGAGACGGCGCTCGAGTACCGGCGCCTGATGCGCCAGCGCCCGGGGCGGTTCCGCGAGTCGATGGACGCCGTGATGATGTGCCTCGTGCGCATGGAGTCGCCGGGGCTGACGATCCTGCCGTTCCACCGGCTGCTGGCGGCGCCGGCGGACGGTCCGCTCCAGGAGCGGCTGGCGCCGGCGTTCACCTTCGAGGAGCGCGCGCTCCCCGAGGACCGCTCGACGTGGACCGCCGCCGCGCAGGAGCTGCTCTCCGGCGCCGGCGGGATGGCCTTCGGGCTGCACCGGGGGGGGACGAAGATCGCGCTGCTGCGGCCGAGGCCGGGCTACGACTTCTCGCGGCACCTGCGGCCCGGGACCTCGCCGCTGGTGGTGGAGCTGGACGTGACCGTGCTGCACCAGGGCATCTTCGGCGGGCTGCTCGGCCTGGACGAGCAGCGCCTCGTGCAGGAGGGGGGGGTGCGCTTCTTCCCGAAGGCGGAGGACGCGGCCGCCGAGGTCGACGCGGGGCGCGGCACGGCGGCGTTCTTCCTGCGGCCGACGCGCATGGAGCAGGTCTGGCGGATCGCGACCGCGGGCGTGCGCATGCCGCAGAAGTCGACGAACTTCTACCCCAAGCTCATCTCCGGATTGGTGTTCAACGAGCTGTAG